The following DNA comes from Mesorhizobium sp. B2-1-8.
CAGCCCGTGCCCCAGGCAGTAACCGACGCGTTCGCCCGATTGCCCAAGGCGATGGGACGTGCCGATTCCCGCGCTTCGCAGATCAACCACGCGGCCATCGACCTTGCGGAGGCGATAATGCTGGAAGGCCGCGAGGGTGAGACATTCAAAGCCGTCGTCACCGACCTCGTCGACCATGGCGTGCGCGTTCAACTTGCCGACATGCCTGTGGTCGCCACCGTGAAGGCCTCCGGCCCCAGACAGGGCGACGGTCTGATGCTAAGGCTGGTCCTGGCCGATCCTGATCAACGCAGGATCGTTTTCGAACCTGTTTGAGTGGCGGGCAGCTCCGCCACTGTCTAAGTGCACGGTCAGCCCAAAACCCTGCATAAGGCGGCTGACGGCGAAATCCGCCTTGCCCGAGGTGAAGACCGCGATGTCGGGCTCGCCCTGCGGCAGCGCCCCATCGATGGGCGGCAGCAGCGAAAGGGCACGCCGTGCGATCGCCTCGGCCGGATCGATCCAGTCGACCGGCCACGGCGCGGTCTTGCGCATGCGATTGACCAGAAAGGGATAGTGCGTGCAGGCCAGCACGACGATATCGGTGCGCATACCGTCACGCTCGATGAAGCATGGAGCGATCTCGGCGCGTACGGCCTCCTCGTCGACGAAGCCCTCGCGCATGTAGGCTTCGGACAGGCCCGCCAGCCTGTCGCTGCCGACCAGGCGGACATGGCATTTCTGCGCCCATTTGCTGATCAGGTCGCGCGTGTATTGCCGCTTCACCGTGCCCGGCGTCGCCAGCACCGAGACCAGCCCCGAGCGCGTGCGCTCGGCCGCCGGCTTGACCGCAGGTACCGTGCCGACAAAGGGATGGCCGGGAAAGGTCTCGCGCAAAGCGTCGATTACCAGCGTCGAGGCGGTATTGCAGGCAATGACCGAAATGGCCGGCTTGAACCGGTCGAGCAGTCTGGCGAACAGCTCCAGTATATGGATGCGCAGCGCCGGCTCTTCCCAGGCGCCAAAAGGAAAAGCGGCGTCGTCGGCGACATAGATGAAGCGCCGGTCGGGCATCAGGACACGCGCCTCGCGCAACACGGTGAGCCCGCCGACGCCGGAATCGAACATCAGGATCGGCTGCTCAGTCATTGTCGGTTCCCTTGCCGCCGAGCGGCGGCGTGTCCGCATCGTCGCCGTTGGCGTCCGGCACCCGGCCAGCAGCCTCCGCCTTGCGCGCGCGCGCGGCGGCCGCGGGCAAACGCCGCGGGTCATCGCCCGGTGACCCATCGCCGCGCGGCATCGCGGGTGAAAACCGGTCGAGCGACGAGATGATGCCGCGCAACACCTTGAGCTCCGGTTCGGCGAAGCCGGCGCGCGTCAGCACGGCGCGCAGATTGTCGACCATTTTCGGCTTCTTCGGCGCCGGCCGGAAATAGCCGCGCGCTTCCAACGCGCCTTCCAGATAGGCGAACAGGCCGTGCAATTCTTCCTTGCTTGCCGGCTTCATCTCCGGCCCCGAAAAATTGGTTCTGGTCTCGTCCTCCAGGCCCGACTTCATCCACTCATAGGACATCAGCAAGGCCGCCTGGGCGATGTTGAGCGAGGAGAAATCGGGATCGACCGGGAAAGTGACGATCTCGTCGGCAAGGCCAACCTCGTCATTGTAGAGACCGAAGCGCTCACGACCGAACAGGATACCGGTGCGTTGCCCCATTCCGTGACGGGCACGCAGCATCCTGCCCGCTTCCACCGGGCCGCGCACGGATTTGAAGCCGTCGCGCTGCCTGGCGGTGGTGGCGAAGACGAAGTTCAGGTCGGCGAGCGCCGAGGCCAGATCCTCGTAAACGGTGACGACATCGATGACATGGTCGGCACGGCTGGCGGCGGCGCGCGCCTTCTCGCTCGGCCAGCCGTCGCGCGGGTTGACCAGGCGCAGCTCCGACAGTCCGAAATTGGCCATGGCGCGGGCGACCATGCCGATGTTTTCGCCGAGCTGCGGCTCGACCAGAATGATCGCCGGGCCGGCGGCTGCGGTGTTAGCGGGGTCTTTGGTGATAGGCATGACTGTCAATGAACTGCTGTTTGCGGCATTTCAGCGTCCCCTGCCATATTCGGCCGCGAAAATGAAGCATTCGCAAATGAAGGCGGCCATGGCCTTCAATTCGTGACCGATCGCCGTTTGCGTGGCCAAAAGCGCTTTGATATAGGGGCGGCATCCCCCGGCCAACGCCACGCGGGCAAGGCCGTCCCATTCCCAGCAACGAGGCATTCTTTCCATGGCGAAGATCAAGGTGGCGAACCCGGTCGTCGAACTCGACGGCGACGAGATGACCCGCATCATCTGGCAGTTCATCAAGGACAAGCTGATCCACCCTTATCTCGACCTCAAGCTCGAATATTACGACCTCGGCATCGAGCATCGTGACGCCACCAACGACCAGGTGACGATCGATTCGGCCAACGCCATCAAGAAATACGGCGTCGGCGTGAAATGCGCGACCATCACCCCCGACGAGCAGCGCGTCGAGGAATTCAAGCTGAAGAAGATGTGGAAATCGCCCAACGGCACGATCCGCAACATTTTGGGCGGCACCATCTTCCGCGAGCCGATCATCATGAAGAACGTGCCGCGCCTGGTGCCCGGCTGGACCAAGCCGATCATCGTCGGCCGTCACGCTTTCGGCGACCAGTACCGCGCCACCGATTTCCGCTTCCCCGGCAAGGGCAAGCTGACAATCAAGTTCGTCGGCGAGGACGGCCAGGTGATCGAGCACGACGTGTTCGACGCGCCCGGCGCCGGTGTCGCCATGGCCATGTACAATCTCGACGAGTCGATCCGCGAATTCGCCCGGGCGTCGCTGAACTACGGCCTGCTGCGCAACTATCCGGTCTACCTGTCGACCAAGAACACCATCCTCAAGGCCTATGACGGCCGCTTCAAGGATATTTTCCAGGAGGTCTACGAGGCGGAATTCGAGTCCGAGTTCAAGTCGAAGAAGCTGTGGTACGAACACCGCCTGATCGACGACATGGTGGCGTCGAGCCTGAAATGGTCCGGCGGCTATGTCTGGGCCTGCAAGAACTATGACGGCGACGTGCAGTCCGACACGGTTGCGCAGGGTTTTGGGTCGCTCGGCCTGATGACCTCGGTGCTGATGACGCCGGATGGCAATACCGTCGAAGCCGAAGCCGCGCACGGCACCGTCACCCGCCACTATCGCCAGCATCAGAAGGGCGAGGAAACCTCGACCAATTCGATCGCCTCGATCTTCGCCTGGACGCGTGGCCTAGCGCACCGCGCCAAGCTCGACGACAACGCCGAACTGAAGCGCTTCGCCGAGACTCTGGAAAGGGTCTGCATCCAGACCGTCGAGAGCGGCTTCATGACCAAGGACCTGTCGCTCTTGATCGGCCCCGACCAGCCCTGGCTCTCGACCACCGGCTTCCTCGACAAGATCGACGAGAATTTGCAGAAGGCGATGGCGTAAGTACCCGTAGTTCCAAATGCGAAGGCTCCGAAAGGAGCCTTCGCATTTTAGGGCCGGCGAAAGCGAAGGGCCGACAGCATGACCAAGCCAATCCTCTACGGCGCGGATTACAGTGTGTATGTGCGCATCGCGCGGATGGCGCTGGAGGAAAAAGGCATCGACTACGAGCTGGTGCCGCTCGACATCTTCGCCTCCGAGGGCATTCCCGCTTGGTACCTCGAACACCACCCGTTCGGCCGCATCCCGGCTTTCGAGCATGACGGCTTTCGCCTGTTCGAGACTAGCGCGATCGCGCGCTATGTCGACGAGGCGTTCGACGGTCCGGCGCTGCAGCCGACGGACCCGCGCAGTCGTGCGCGGATGAACCAGATCATCGGCATGCTCGATGCTTATGGATACCGGTCGATGGTCTGGGACGTCGCGGTCGAGCGGCTAGAGAAGGCGGAGCCCGACGAGAGCTTGATCGCCTCTGGCCTGCGGCAAGCCGAAACAGTGCTCAAGGTGCTGACGTCGCTGAAGGCACAAGGGCCTTGGCTGCTTGGCGACCAGCTGACCTTGGCCGACCTGCATGCGGCGGCGATGATTGGCTATTTCGTCAAGGTCAGCGAGGGGCGCGAGCTTCTCGCCCAGTTCGCCGCTATAAGCGACTGGTATGAGCGCATCGCCGCTCGTTCGAGCTTCGCGCATACCGCGAAGGCCGGTTGATCCGGCGACAGCCGCAATCGTCGTCCCGCCCTAGAAGCAGGCCGATCGCTTGCGGACCCGTCGACGCCAGCGCTGCCCCTCATCGCCCTGCCGGGCACTTCTCCCCGTATAGTGACGGGGAGAAGGACGATGTCATCGATGGTTTCGCCAAATCGCCAGCGTTGCAGAAGAAAGTGCCGAGTGCGCCATAGATCGCTTCTCCCCGTCACTATACGGGGAGAAGGTGCCGGCAGGCGGATGAGGGGCAGCGCCACCCCTCAATACAAAACAATTCGCCCTGAAGCGATTGCCCAACCACAATCAATCAGGCTGCCTCCAGCGCCGCCCTTACCGCGGCGATCGCATCATTGGCTTTTGACGCATCCGGGCCACCGGCCTGGGCCATGTCGGGGCGGCCACCGCCGCCCTGCCCGCCCAATGCGGCGGAGGCCACGCGTACCAGGTCGACGGCGCTGAAGCGGCTGACGAGATCATCGGTGACGGCGACCACGACGCTCGCCTTGTTGTCCTCGCCAGCGCCAACGAAGACGACGACGCCAGAGCCAAGCGAAGTCTTGCCGGCGTCGGCAAGCGGCTTCAGATCTTTTGGTGATACGCCGGAAACCGCCTTGCCGAGGAAGCCGACGCCAGCGACGATCTCGTTGGCGGCTGGCGCATCGGCAGGCGACCCGCCGCCCAGCGCCAGCTTCTTGCGCGCTTCGGTCAGGTCCTTCTCGAGCTTCTTGCGTTCTTCGAGCAGCGCTTCGACGCGCGCTGGCACATCTGCCGGCGAGATCTTCAGCGTGGCGGCGGCCGCCTTCAGCCGCCTGTCCTGTTCGTCGAGATGTTTTCGCGCGGCTTCGCCTGTCAGTGCCTCGATGCGGCGCACGCCTGCGGCGACCGCACCGTCCGAGACGATGCGCACGAGGCCGATATCGCCGGTCGCCCTGACATGCGTGCCGCCACACAGTTCGACCGAATAGGGCCGATTGGCCTTGGCGCCATGCAGGCCCGTGCCCATCGAGACAACGCGCACTTCATCGCCATACTTCTCTCCGAACAGCGCCATCGCGCCCTCGGCAATGGCGTCGTCGACCGACATCAGGCGCGTGGTGACCGGGCTGTTCTGGACAACGATCTCGTTGGACATGCGCTCGACTTCATCGAGCTCCTCGGCCGAAATCGGCTTGTTGTGCGAGATATCGAAGCGCAGGCGCTCGGGCGCGACCAGCGAGCCTTTTTGCGCGACATGGGTGCCCAGCACCTCGCGCAGCGCCTCGTGGATCAGATGCGTCGCTGAATGGTTGGCGCGTAGCCTGGAGCGCCTGGCATGATCGACCTTCAGTTCGACCGCGGCACCCGTCTTGACCGTGCCTGCGATCACCTTGCCCAGATGCACGAACAGACCATCGGCCTTCTTTTGTGTATCGGAGATCTCGACCGAGAACCCCTCACCCGAGATAACGCCGGTGTCGCCCATCTGGCCGCCGGATTCGCCATAGAACGGCGTCTGGTTGACGACCACGGCGACCGCATCGCCCTTGGCGGCGCTGTCGACGGTCTTGCCGTCCTTGACCAGCGCCTGGATGAGGCCCTCAGCCTGCTCGGTTTCGTAGCCGAGGAACTCGGTTGCACCGTTCTTTTCACGCACGGAGAACCAGACCGTTTCGGTGGCCGCCTCGCCGGATCCGGCCCAGTGCTTACGCGCTTCCGCCTTCTGCTGCTCCATCGCATTGGTGAAGCCGGCAAGATCGACCGAAATGCTGCGCTGCCGCAGCGCGTCCTGTGTCAGGTCGAGCGGGAAGCCATAGGTGTCGTAGAGCTTGAAGGCCGTCTCGCCATCCAGCATGTCGCCGGCGCCAAGCTTCTCCGTCGCCTCGGAGAGCAGCCCGAGGCCGCGCACCAGCGTCTTGCGGAACCGTGTCTCCTCGAGTTTCAGGGTCTCGGCAATCATCGTTTCGCCGCGCACCAGTTCCGGATAGGCCTGGCCCATCTCGCGCACCAGCGCCGGTACCAGCTTCCACATCAATGGATCTCGGGCGCCGAGCAACTGCGCATGGCGCATGGCGCGGCGCATGATACGGCGCAGCACATAGCCGCGGCCTTCATTCGACGGCAGCACGCCGTCGGCGACCAGGAAGGAGGACGAGCGCAGATGATCGGCAATGACGCGGTAGGACGCAACCGTTTCCGCATCGGGCGCGCGCCCAAGCGCGGAGGACGCCACATCGATCAAATGACGGAACAGGTCGGTCTCGAAGACGCTCTCCACCCCTTGCAGGATGGAGGCCATGCGCTCCAGTCCCATGCCGGTGTCGATCGACGGGCGCGGTAGGTCGACCCGCTCCTCCTTCGTCACCTGCTCATACTGCATGAACACCAGGTTCCAGAATTCGAGGAACCGGTCGCCATCCTCCTCCGGACTGCCGGGAGGGCCGCCCCAGATGTGCTCGCCACGGTCGATGAAGATCTCCGAGCACGGGCCGCAGGGTCCGGTGTCGCCCATCGCCCAGAAATTGTCGGAGGTCGGGATGCGGATGATGCGATCGTCGGAGAAACCGGCGATCTTCTTCCAGAAGCCGGCCGCCTCGTCGTCCGTGTGGTAGACGGTGACGAGCAGCTTGTCCTTCTTCAGCCCGAATTCCTTGGTGATGAGGTTCCAGGCAAGCTCGATGGCGCGCTCCTTGAAATAATCGCCGAAGGAGAAATTGCCGAGCATCTCGAAGAAGGTCAGGTGGCGCGCGGTATAGCCGACATTGTCGAGATCGTTGTGCTTGCCGCCGGCGCGAACGCTTTTCTGGGCCGTGGTGGCACGCGAATAGGGCCGCTTCTCCAAACCGGTGAAGACGTTCTTGAACTGCACCATGCCGGCATTGGTGAACATCAATGTCGGATCGTTGCGCGGCACGAGCGGGCTCGAGGCCACGACCTCATGGCCCTCCTTGCGGAAATAGTCGAGAAAGGTCGACCGGATCTCGTTCACGCCACTCATGGATACTGCCTTTTCGAGAGAACCGCCGGCCGGACCGGCGGGAGATGGCTCTGTGTTTTCTAGAAGATGGAGTTGGCCTTTTAGCCGTAGCTCTTGACCCTGTCCAGAAACACGGAATTGGGCCAATTCGCGCTTTGCACCGGCATTTGCGCGGACGCGCAAACGAAAACCGCCGGCGCGAAGGCCGGCGGTTTGGAACGCGATACTACAGAACTCTGTTACTTAAGCATCAGATAATAGGCTGGTTTTATGGCCAAACTCTGGCCGTTACCCTACATCGCGCCGGCTTCGTCCTCGAAACCGTCGTCGCCATTGCCTTCAGAGCCACCATTTTCGAGGAATTTTTCGGCGATCAACCCGGCATTCTGCCTGAGCGCCAGTTCGATCTCGCGCGCGGTATCGGGATTGTCGCGCAGGAACAGTTTTGCATTCTCGCGGCCCTGGCCGAGACGCTGCGAATTGTAGGAGAACCAGGCGCCCGACTTCTCGACCACGCCGGCCTTGACGCCGAGATCGACCAGTTCGCCGGTCTTGGAGACACCCTCGCCATACATGATGTCGAACTCGACCACCTTGAAGGGCGGCGCCAGCTTGTTCTTGACCACCTTGACGCGGGTCTGGTTGCCGACCACCTCGTCGCGATCCTTGACCGAGCCGATGCGGCGGATGTCGAGGCGCACCGAGGCGTAGAATTTCAGCGCGTTGCCGCCGGTCGTCGTCTCGGGCGAACCGAACATGACGCCGATCTTCATGCGGATCTGGTTGATGAAGATGACCATGGTGTTGGAGCGCGAGATCGAGGCGGTCAGCTTGCGCAGCGCCTGGCTCATAAGACGGGCCTGTAGGCCGGGCAGCGAATCGCCCATCTCGCCCTCGATTTCGGCGCGCGGCGTCAGCGCCGCCACCGAATCGACCACCAGCACGTCGATGGCGCCGGAACGGACCAGCGTATCGCAAATCTCCAGCGCCTGCTCGCCTGTGTCGGGCTGCGAGATCAGCAGGTTCTCAAGATCGACGCCGAGCTTGCGAGCGTAGACCGGATCGAGCGCGTGCTCGGCGTCGACGAAGGCGCAGATGCCGCCCTTCTTCTGGGCTTCGGCCACGGTGTGCAGGGCCAGCGTCGTCTTGCCCGAGCTTTCCGGCCCGTAGATTTCGATGATGCGGCCGCGCGGCAGGCCGCCGACGCCGAGCGCGATGTCGAGGCCGAGCGAGCCGGTCGGCACCGTTTCGATCTCGACGACCTGCTCGTTGGCGCCGAGCCGCATGATCGAGCCCTTGCCGAAAGCCCGCTCGATTTGCGACAGCGCCGCATCCAGAGCCTTTGATTTGTCCACTGCCTTATCCTCTACCAGCCGCAAAGAATTCTGAGCCATGATACATCACCCCTTGGTCGTCAATGAAGGCCGGACAATCCGTAATCCCTGCCATTTTGTACCTTTTTTGTTCTCATTTGGCAAGGGGTGACAACCAACTGAAAAACAAGCGATATCCCAATTTGTTCTTTTTTTGTCTCGCAACCCCGGGCAGGAGAGGGCTCCGCCCGGGCAGGAACAGGCTCCGCATTGGGCCAGACGGCTCGATCCTATCGCCCGGCCGAATCGCCGTCCTGCATGCGAAGCTCTGTCGCGCATTGTAGCGCTTGTGCGTCTGCAACAACAAAGGTCATATCGCCGCCATGATGGAATCCCTAGAGATACTGGCCGTGGGCGGCGCCCATATCGACCGGCGTGGCCAGGTGTCCGGCCCCTATGTGCCGGCGGCCTCCAATCCCGGCACGATGCGCGAGGATGTCGGCGGTGGCGTCTTCAATGCGTTGCGCAGCATGGTGCGGCGCGGCCTCTCCGCATCGCTGCTCTCGGTGCGCGGCGGCGACGCGTCAGCCGATACGGTTTCACGGGCCATCGCCGAGGCAGGCATCGTCGACCTGTCGGCGGTGTTCCTCGACCGTACCACGCCGAGCTACACGGCACTGATCGATCGCGAAGGCGAATTGATCGTCGGCTTTGCCGACATGGCGCTGTACGACCTGGCCTTTCCCAAGCAGATCCGGCGTTCCAAGATACGCCAGGAAGTGGCTGCCGCCGATGCCATCCTGTGCGACGCCAACCTGCCGTCGGCCGCACTGGAGGGGCTGCTGTCGCTCGCCGCCGGCAAACCGGTTTTCGCCATCGCGATTTCGCCGGCCAAGGTGACGCGGCTGATACCGGTGCTCGGCGGGCTGGCTCAGCTCTTCATGAACCGACGGGAGGCCGTTGTACTGGCCGACGTCAATGCAAGTGCCGCCGAGCGGGAAATGATCGACGGCTTGCGATGCAGCGGCCTTGCCAGCGGCGTGATCACGGCAGGCAGCGGCCCCGTGCTGGGTTTCGATGAGACAGGCGCCTTTTCGATCGTGCCGCCTGCTCCCAGAAAGGTCGCCGATGTCACCGGCGCCGGCGACGCGCTGGCGGGCGCGACGGTCGCGGCACTGCTGCGCGGCCTGCCGTTGCGCCAGGCCCTGCGCGAAGGCGTCGCGGCGGCAACGTTGGCCATTGAAAGCGCCAACGCCGTGCCCGAATTCACCGCGGCGAGCTTCGCGGAGGCGCTGGCCCTTGTGCCGGATGCCAGGGAAGTGGCATGAGACCGGCAAATTCATAGAGCGCAGTGGATGCGCCGCACTCCGGATTGGAGATCAGAGATGACGCCAGAAACCGCCCGCCCTTTCATCGATATCCACGCACCGGTGGCGCAGGCCCTGGCGGCCGGCCGTGCGGTGGTGGCGCTCGAAAGCACCATCATCACCCATGGCATGCCCTATCCCGACAATGGCGCCATGGCCGCCAATGTCGAAAAGATCATCAGTGACGGCGGCGCGGTGCCGGCGACGATCGCCGTGATTGGCGGCCGCATCAAGATCGGCCTCTCCGACGGCGAGCGCGAATCGCTGGCGATGACGGGTGACGCCATGAAGCTGTCGCGTGCCGATCTCGGCTTCGCCGTCGCGCAGGGACGCACGGGCGGCACCACGGTCGCTGCCACGATGATCGCGGCTGACATGGTCGGGATAAAGGTGTTCGCCACCGGTGGCATCGGCGGCGTGCACAAGGGCGCGGAAAAGAGTTTCGACATCTCGGCCGACCTCGATGAGCTGGCGCGCACGCCGGTCATCGTCGTCTCGGCCGGCGCCAAGGCGATCCTCGACATCGAGAAGACGCTGGAGGTGCTGGAAACGCGCGGCGTGCCCGTCATCGGCCATGGCTGCGAGACGATGCCGGCCTTCTGGTCACGGCAGTCGCCGTTCCGTGCGCCGTTGACCCTGCACAAGCCGGAAGACATCGCGCATTTCTACCAGACGCGCCTGGCTCTGGGGCTCAGCGGCGGCTTGCTGGTCGCCAATCCGGTGCCGGAAAACCATGAAATCCCCGCTGAAGAAATGGCCGGCTACATCGAAGCCGCGCAGAAGGCGGCCGAAGCCCTCAACGTCACCGGCAAGGCGGTGACGCCGTTCCTGCTGGGAAAAATCCTCGAGCTCACCGGCGGCCGCAGCCTGAAGACCAACATCGCGCTGGTCGAGAACAATGCAAGGCTGGCGGCGCGGATAGCGAAGGCGCTGTAGTTTCTCGCGACG
Coding sequences within:
- the alaS gene encoding alanine--tRNA ligase, encoding MSGVNEIRSTFLDYFRKEGHEVVASSPLVPRNDPTLMFTNAGMVQFKNVFTGLEKRPYSRATTAQKSVRAGGKHNDLDNVGYTARHLTFFEMLGNFSFGDYFKERAIELAWNLITKEFGLKKDKLLVTVYHTDDEAAGFWKKIAGFSDDRIIRIPTSDNFWAMGDTGPCGPCSEIFIDRGEHIWGGPPGSPEEDGDRFLEFWNLVFMQYEQVTKEERVDLPRPSIDTGMGLERMASILQGVESVFETDLFRHLIDVASSALGRAPDAETVASYRVIADHLRSSSFLVADGVLPSNEGRGYVLRRIMRRAMRHAQLLGARDPLMWKLVPALVREMGQAYPELVRGETMIAETLKLEETRFRKTLVRGLGLLSEATEKLGAGDMLDGETAFKLYDTYGFPLDLTQDALRQRSISVDLAGFTNAMEQQKAEARKHWAGSGEAATETVWFSVREKNGATEFLGYETEQAEGLIQALVKDGKTVDSAAKGDAVAVVVNQTPFYGESGGQMGDTGVISGEGFSVEISDTQKKADGLFVHLGKVIAGTVKTGAAVELKVDHARRSRLRANHSATHLIHEALREVLGTHVAQKGSLVAPERLRFDISHNKPISAEELDEVERMSNEIVVQNSPVTTRLMSVDDAIAEGAMALFGEKYGDEVRVVSMGTGLHGAKANRPYSVELCGGTHVRATGDIGLVRIVSDGAVAAGVRRIEALTGEAARKHLDEQDRRLKAAAATLKISPADVPARVEALLEERKKLEKDLTEARKKLALGGGSPADAPAANEIVAGVGFLGKAVSGVSPKDLKPLADAGKTSLGSGVVVFVGAGEDNKASVVVAVTDDLVSRFSAVDLVRVASAALGGQGGGGRPDMAQAGGPDASKANDAIAAVRAALEAA
- the recA gene encoding recombinase RecA, which gives rise to MAQNSLRLVEDKAVDKSKALDAALSQIERAFGKGSIMRLGANEQVVEIETVPTGSLGLDIALGVGGLPRGRIIEIYGPESSGKTTLALHTVAEAQKKGGICAFVDAEHALDPVYARKLGVDLENLLISQPDTGEQALEICDTLVRSGAIDVLVVDSVAALTPRAEIEGEMGDSLPGLQARLMSQALRKLTASISRSNTMVIFINQIRMKIGVMFGSPETTTGGNALKFYASVRLDIRRIGSVKDRDEVVGNQTRVKVVKNKLAPPFKVVEFDIMYGEGVSKTGELVDLGVKAGVVEKSGAWFSYNSQRLGQGRENAKLFLRDNPDTAREIELALRQNAGLIAEKFLENGGSEGNGDDGFEDEAGAM
- the murI gene encoding glutamate racemase translates to MTEQPILMFDSGVGGLTVLREARVLMPDRRFIYVADDAAFPFGAWEEPALRIHILELFARLLDRFKPAISVIACNTASTLVIDALRETFPGHPFVGTVPAVKPAAERTRSGLVSVLATPGTVKRQYTRDLISKWAQKCHVRLVGSDRLAGLSEAYMREGFVDEEAVRAEIAPCFIERDGMRTDIVVLACTHYPFLVNRMRKTAPWPVDWIDPAEAIARRALSLLPPIDGALPQGEPDIAVFTSGKADFAVSRLMQGFGLTVHLDSGGAARHSNRFENDPALIRIGQDQP
- a CDS encoding pseudouridine-5'-phosphate glycosidase; this translates as MTPETARPFIDIHAPVAQALAAGRAVVALESTIITHGMPYPDNGAMAANVEKIISDGGAVPATIAVIGGRIKIGLSDGERESLAMTGDAMKLSRADLGFAVAQGRTGGTTVAATMIAADMVGIKVFATGGIGGVHKGAEKSFDISADLDELARTPVIVVSAGAKAILDIEKTLEVLETRGVPVIGHGCETMPAFWSRQSPFRAPLTLHKPEDIAHFYQTRLALGLSGGLLVANPVPENHEIPAEEMAGYIEAAQKAAEALNVTGKAVTPFLLGKILELTGGRSLKTNIALVENNARLAARIAKAL
- a CDS encoding RNA methyltransferase — its product is MPITKDPANTAAAGPAIILVEPQLGENIGMVARAMANFGLSELRLVNPRDGWPSEKARAAASRADHVIDVVTVYEDLASALADLNFVFATTARQRDGFKSVRGPVEAGRMLRARHGMGQRTGILFGRERFGLYNDEVGLADEIVTFPVDPDFSSLNIAQAALLMSYEWMKSGLEDETRTNFSGPEMKPASKEELHGLFAYLEGALEARGYFRPAPKKPKMVDNLRAVLTRAGFAEPELKVLRGIISSLDRFSPAMPRGDGSPGDDPRRLPAAAARARKAEAAGRVPDANGDDADTPPLGGKGTDND
- a CDS encoding glutathione S-transferase family protein, yielding MTKPILYGADYSVYVRIARMALEEKGIDYELVPLDIFASEGIPAWYLEHHPFGRIPAFEHDGFRLFETSAIARYVDEAFDGPALQPTDPRSRARMNQIIGMLDAYGYRSMVWDVAVERLEKAEPDESLIASGLRQAETVLKVLTSLKAQGPWLLGDQLTLADLHAAAMIGYFVKVSEGRELLAQFAAISDWYERIAARSSFAHTAKAG
- a CDS encoding NADP-dependent isocitrate dehydrogenase, whose amino-acid sequence is MAKIKVANPVVELDGDEMTRIIWQFIKDKLIHPYLDLKLEYYDLGIEHRDATNDQVTIDSANAIKKYGVGVKCATITPDEQRVEEFKLKKMWKSPNGTIRNILGGTIFREPIIMKNVPRLVPGWTKPIIVGRHAFGDQYRATDFRFPGKGKLTIKFVGEDGQVIEHDVFDAPGAGVAMAMYNLDESIREFARASLNYGLLRNYPVYLSTKNTILKAYDGRFKDIFQEVYEAEFESEFKSKKLWYEHRLIDDMVASSLKWSGGYVWACKNYDGDVQSDTVAQGFGSLGLMTSVLMTPDGNTVEAEAAHGTVTRHYRQHQKGEETSTNSIASIFAWTRGLAHRAKLDDNAELKRFAETLERVCIQTVESGFMTKDLSLLIGPDQPWLSTTGFLDKIDENLQKAMA
- a CDS encoding carbohydrate kinase family protein gives rise to the protein MMESLEILAVGGAHIDRRGQVSGPYVPAASNPGTMREDVGGGVFNALRSMVRRGLSASLLSVRGGDASADTVSRAIAEAGIVDLSAVFLDRTTPSYTALIDREGELIVGFADMALYDLAFPKQIRRSKIRQEVAAADAILCDANLPSAALEGLLSLAAGKPVFAIAISPAKVTRLIPVLGGLAQLFMNRREAVVLADVNASAAEREMIDGLRCSGLASGVITAGSGPVLGFDETGAFSIVPPAPRKVADVTGAGDALAGATVAALLRGLPLRQALREGVAAATLAIESANAVPEFTAASFAEALALVPDAREVA